Proteins found in one Nocardia brasiliensis ATCC 700358 genomic segment:
- a CDS encoding FAD-dependent monooxygenase yields MPENSYDVVISGAGPNGLLLAGELALAGIRPVLLDQLPGPSNEPKANGLVGQVVRLMDMRGLYDESGAAPQPALGYMFSGLPLSFADMPDKVLYGKIISQPKVARQLEKWVLGLGVDLRWGHRLTELTPYDGGVGITVNGPAGDYHLDTTYLVGADGGKSFVRKQLGIGFPGSTNTDDIARLAHVWLPNELRTADGALDIPGFGRIEFGHNRFDNGGVIYGELEPGRTLLATKESGGGSAPADTPMSIAELRASLRRILGVDVPIEAPRSPGPNALRRIDNQNTRQAERYREGNVFLVGDAAHVHSAMGGPGLNLGMQDAANLGWKLAAQINGWAPAGLLDTYHTERHPAGLRVMMSSLAQSALFAPGPEVGALRELFGELLELPGNAAHIARLMAGADIRYDTGDHHPLSGYLVPEFTVETATGTVRVAELLRKARPILLTLGGDGSFDEVAAPWRDRVDLVPATGPNAPATALLIRPDGYVAWATNTATQSDAAHLGTALTRWFGTPNP; encoded by the coding sequence ATGCCCGAAAACTCTTACGACGTAGTCATTTCCGGTGCCGGACCGAACGGCTTGCTGCTGGCGGGGGAACTCGCGCTCGCCGGAATCCGTCCGGTCCTGCTCGACCAGCTGCCCGGGCCGAGCAACGAACCGAAGGCCAACGGCCTTGTCGGCCAAGTGGTTCGGCTGATGGACATGCGCGGACTGTACGACGAATCCGGCGCGGCGCCGCAGCCGGCGCTCGGGTACATGTTCAGCGGGCTACCCCTGTCGTTCGCCGACATGCCGGACAAGGTCCTGTACGGAAAGATCATCTCGCAGCCGAAAGTCGCTCGGCAGCTCGAGAAATGGGTGCTCGGGCTCGGCGTGGACCTGCGCTGGGGACACCGGCTCACCGAGCTGACACCTTACGACGGCGGTGTCGGGATCACGGTGAACGGGCCCGCAGGCGACTACCACCTCGACACCACCTACCTGGTCGGCGCCGACGGCGGCAAGAGTTTCGTCCGCAAACAGCTCGGCATCGGGTTCCCGGGCAGCACCAACACCGACGACATCGCGCGGCTGGCGCACGTCTGGCTGCCCAATGAGCTGCGCACCGCCGACGGCGCACTCGACATCCCCGGATTCGGGCGTATCGAATTCGGGCACAACAGATTCGACAACGGCGGCGTGATCTACGGCGAGCTGGAGCCGGGCCGGACCCTGTTGGCGACGAAAGAGAGCGGCGGTGGGTCGGCGCCCGCGGACACCCCGATGTCCATCGCGGAACTACGCGCGAGCCTGCGGCGGATCCTCGGCGTCGACGTGCCGATCGAAGCGCCCCGCTCCCCCGGCCCGAACGCGTTGCGGCGCATCGACAATCAGAACACCCGGCAAGCCGAGCGGTACCGGGAGGGGAACGTCTTCCTGGTCGGCGACGCCGCACACGTGCATTCGGCGATGGGGGGACCCGGGCTGAACCTCGGCATGCAGGACGCCGCCAACCTCGGCTGGAAGCTGGCCGCGCAGATAAACGGCTGGGCCCCAGCCGGATTGCTCGACACCTATCACACCGAGCGTCACCCCGCCGGGCTCCGCGTCATGATGAGTTCACTCGCCCAATCCGCGCTGTTCGCACCGGGACCGGAGGTGGGGGCGCTGCGCGAACTGTTCGGTGAGCTGCTCGAGCTGCCGGGCAACGCCGCCCACATCGCCCGGCTGATGGCCGGTGCGGACATCCGTTACGACACCGGCGACCACCACCCCCTCTCCGGTTACCTCGTCCCGGAGTTCACCGTCGAAACCGCAACGGGCACAGTCCGAGTAGCCGAACTACTCCGCAAAGCCCGCCCGATCCTGCTCACCCTCGGCGGAGACGGATCCTTCGACGAGGTAGCGGCCCCGTGGCGCGACCGCGTCGACCTCGTCCCCGCCACCGGCCCCAACGCCCCCGCCACCGCACTCCTGATCCGCCCGGACGGGTACGTCGCCTGGGCCACGAACACGGCGACACAATCCGACGCGGCCCACCTCGGCACCGCTCTGACCCGCTGGTTCGGCACCCCGAACCCATGA
- a CDS encoding TetR/AcrR family transcriptional regulator — protein sequence MAEELSLRERKKLDTRRALSDAALHLAFEHGLENVTREDIASRAGVSIRTFNNYFAGKHEALAYRNVDRIRRSLTEFRDRPADEPLWTAITEAIVAPFIADGIRDTPPTKAQLAAVRTMVELSKTHVAISKELVDEWVAAIAQRTGTDPARDMYPHLVTGVLIAVMQSAAVAYVHADPPVVITTLLRRGFGDVAAGLPEPSGR from the coding sequence ATGGCCGAGGAATTGAGTCTGCGCGAACGCAAGAAGCTCGACACCCGTCGCGCCTTGAGCGACGCCGCGCTGCATCTGGCGTTCGAGCACGGCCTGGAGAACGTGACGCGAGAAGACATCGCGTCCCGGGCCGGGGTGTCGATCCGCACCTTCAACAACTACTTCGCCGGCAAACACGAGGCCCTGGCCTACCGCAATGTCGACCGAATCCGGCGCAGTCTCACCGAGTTTCGCGATCGTCCCGCCGATGAGCCGCTCTGGACCGCGATCACCGAGGCCATCGTCGCACCGTTCATCGCCGACGGCATCCGCGATACGCCGCCGACCAAGGCCCAGCTGGCGGCGGTCCGCACGATGGTCGAACTATCGAAGACGCATGTGGCGATCAGCAAGGAACTCGTCGACGAGTGGGTCGCGGCCATCGCGCAACGTACCGGAACTGATCCCGCGCGCGATATGTATCCACACCTGGTGACCGGCGTACTCATCGCCGTCATGCAGTCCGCCGCCGTGGCGTATGTGCACGCCGATCCGCCCGTGGTCATCACCACCCTGCTCCGGCGCGGCTTCGGTGACGTGGCCGCCGGACTACCCGAACCTTCCGGTCGCTGA
- a CDS encoding DUF1844 domain-containing protein, which yields MTDELDDAVRELADIPAVEVISRAAVMLMSSAAEKLGLADEDPENSARRDLDEARRVITALAGLVTASVEYLGPHAGPIRDGLQSLQRAFREASAHPDEPGKGPGEKYTGPVY from the coding sequence ATGACTGATGAGCTCGACGACGCCGTGCGCGAACTGGCCGACATCCCCGCGGTGGAGGTGATCAGCCGGGCCGCCGTGATGCTGATGAGTTCGGCGGCGGAGAAGCTCGGGCTCGCGGACGAGGATCCGGAGAACAGCGCGCGACGCGATCTGGACGAGGCACGCCGGGTGATCACCGCACTGGCCGGACTGGTCACCGCGTCGGTGGAGTACCTCGGGCCGCACGCGGGACCGATCCGGGACGGTCTGCAGTCCCTGCAGCGCGCGTTCCGGGAGGCGTCGGCGCACCCGGACGAGCCGGGCAAGGGCCCGGGCGAGAAGTACACGGGACCGGTCTACTGA
- the infC gene encoding translation initiation factor IF-3, with amino-acid sequence MQLLRAVVLTTPLDLGGPISTETRINDRIRVPEVRLIGPSGEQVGIVRVEDALRVAMEADLDLVEVAPDARPPVCKIMDYGKFKYETAQKARESRKNQVQTVIKEQKLRPKIDDHDYATKRGHVMRFLEAGSKVKVTIMFRGREQSRPELGYRLLQRLAADVADLGFVETSAKQDGRNMTMVLAPHKGAKTRVKAQQESSAPRPQQPAAQQSAEPADSAPAAAPAEQAAPPQ; translated from the coding sequence TTGCAGTTATTGCGTGCGGTCGTCTTGACGACACCGCTTGACCTAGGAGGCCCCATCAGCACTGAGACCCGCATCAACGATCGCATCCGTGTTCCCGAGGTCCGGCTCATCGGACCCAGCGGCGAGCAGGTTGGGATCGTGCGTGTTGAAGATGCACTACGCGTCGCCATGGAGGCAGATCTCGATCTCGTCGAGGTCGCTCCGGATGCACGTCCGCCGGTCTGCAAGATCATGGACTACGGCAAGTTCAAGTACGAGACGGCGCAGAAGGCGCGCGAGTCTCGGAAGAACCAGGTGCAGACCGTGATCAAGGAGCAGAAGCTCCGCCCGAAGATCGACGACCACGACTATGCGACCAAGAGGGGCCACGTGATGCGCTTCCTCGAGGCCGGGTCGAAGGTCAAGGTGACCATCATGTTCCGTGGTCGCGAGCAGTCCAGGCCCGAACTGGGTTACCGGCTGTTGCAGCGGCTCGCCGCGGACGTGGCGGACCTGGGGTTCGTCGAGACCTCGGCCAAGCAGGACGGTCGCAACATGACTATGGTCCTCGCCCCGCACAAGGGTGCGAAGACGCGGGTGAAAGCCCAGCAGGAGTCCTCGGCCCCGCGACCGCAGCAGCCCGCTGCGCAGCAGAGCGCCGAGCCCGCAGACAGCGCGCCCGCCGCGGCTCCGGCCGAGCAGGCCGCCCCGCCGCAGTAA
- the rpmI gene encoding 50S ribosomal protein L35: MPKMKSHSGASKRFKVSGKGKLLRQQANRRHLLEHKSTRRTRRLDGTEAVASVDVPRVKRLLGL, translated from the coding sequence ATGCCGAAGATGAAGAGCCACAGCGGTGCCTCGAAGCGATTCAAGGTGTCCGGTAAGGGCAAGCTGCTGCGCCAGCAGGCCAACCGCCGCCACCTCCTGGAGCACAAGTCGACCCGCCGGACTCGTCGTCTGGATGGCACGGAGGCCGTCGCGTCCGTCGACGTCCCGCGCGTGAAGAGGCTGCTCGGTCTCTGA
- the rplT gene encoding 50S ribosomal protein L20: MARVKRAVNAQKKRRSILEASKGYRGQRSRLYRKAKEQQLHSLTYAYRDRRARKGDFRKLWIARINAAARLNDITYNRFIQGLKAAGVEVDRKILAELAVSDAEAFAGLVAVAKAALPQDVNAPAA, from the coding sequence ATGGCACGCGTCAAAAGGGCCGTCAACGCTCAGAAGAAGCGTCGTTCCATCCTCGAGGCCTCCAAGGGCTACCGCGGCCAGCGTTCGCGGCTGTACCGCAAGGCCAAGGAACAGCAGCTGCACTCGCTCACCTACGCCTACCGGGACCGCCGGGCGCGCAAGGGTGACTTCCGCAAGCTGTGGATCGCCCGCATCAACGCCGCGGCGCGCTTGAACGACATCACCTACAACCGTTTCATCCAGGGCCTGAAGGCCGCGGGTGTCGAGGTGGATCGCAAGATCCTCGCCGAGCTCGCCGTCTCCGACGCCGAGGCGTTCGCCGGTCTCGTCGCCGTCGCCAAGGCCGCTCTGCCGCAGGACGTCAACGCGCCGGCTGCATAA